One Bos taurus isolate L1 Dominette 01449 registration number 42190680 breed Hereford chromosome 25, ARS-UCD2.0, whole genome shotgun sequence genomic window carries:
- the IFT22 gene encoding intraflagellar transport protein 22 homolog isoform X1 — MLKAKILFVGPCESGKTVLANFLTESSDITEYNPTQGVRFESCWPALMKDSHGVVIVFNADIPSHLKEIETWYSCFVQQQFLQNTQCLLIAHHKPGSGSDKDNPALAPPLNKLKLVHSNLEDDPEEIRMEFIKYLRSIINSVSESRDREEMSIIT; from the exons ATGCTGAAGGCCAAGATCCTCTTTGTGGGGCCCTGCGAG AGTGGAAAAACCGTTTTGGCCAACTTTCTGACAGAATCTTCTGACATCACTGAATACAACCCAACCCAAGGAGTGAG GTTCGAGTCTTGCTGGCCAGCCCTGATGAAGGACTCTCACGGAGTGGTGATCGTCTTCAACGCCGACATCCCAAGTCACCTGAAGGAAATTGAGACGTGGTATTCCTGCTTCGTCCAGCAGCAGTTCTTACAGAATACTCAGTGTCTGTTAATTGCACACCATAAACCAGGCTCCGGAAGTGACAAAGACAACCCAGCTTTGG caCCACCCTTGAACAAGCTGAAGCTGGTACACTCGAATCTTGAGGACGACCCAGAAGAGATCAGGATGGAATTCATAAAGTATTTAAGAAGCATAATCAACTCAGTGTCCGAGAGCAGAGACCGGGAAGAGATGTCCATTATTACCTGA
- the IFT22 gene encoding intraflagellar transport protein 22 homolog: protein MLKAKILFVGPCESGKTVLANFLTESSDITEYNPTQGVRILEFENPHVTSNNKGTGCEFELWDCGGDPKFESCWPALMKDSHGVVIVFNADIPSHLKEIETWYSCFVQQQFLQNTQCLLIAHHKPGSGSDKDNPALAPPLNKLKLVHSNLEDDPEEIRMEFIKYLRSIINSVSESRDREEMSIIT, encoded by the exons ATGCTGAAGGCCAAGATCCTCTTTGTGGGGCCCTGCGAG AGTGGAAAAACCGTTTTGGCCAACTTTCTGACAGAATCTTCTGACATCACTGAATACAACCCAACCCAAGGAGTGAG GATCCTGGAATTCGAGAACCCACATGTTACCAGCAACAACAAAGGCACAGGGTGTGAATTTGAGCTCTGGGATTGTGGCGGTGATCCAAA GTTCGAGTCTTGCTGGCCAGCCCTGATGAAGGACTCTCACGGAGTGGTGATCGTCTTCAACGCCGACATCCCAAGTCACCTGAAGGAAATTGAGACGTGGTATTCCTGCTTCGTCCAGCAGCAGTTCTTACAGAATACTCAGTGTCTGTTAATTGCACACCATAAACCAGGCTCCGGAAGTGACAAAGACAACCCAGCTTTGG caCCACCCTTGAACAAGCTGAAGCTGGTACACTCGAATCTTGAGGACGACCCAGAAGAGATCAGGATGGAATTCATAAAGTATTTAAGAAGCATAATCAACTCAGTGTCCGAGAGCAGAGACCGGGAAGAGATGTCCATTATTACCTGA